One part of the Coffea eugenioides isolate CCC68of chromosome 10, Ceug_1.0, whole genome shotgun sequence genome encodes these proteins:
- the LOC113750604 gene encoding uncharacterized protein LOC113750604, whose amino-acid sequence MVLAAKLRSVKAALRTWSHKVFGNIFDSVKVAEDRALNAKLSYDTDPFEANLVALREAQDQLWRSQGVEHMFWQQKSRIKWLKDGDRNSRYFHSVVAKHRQRSVIHRIKSSDREWLESAADIEGEATTFFRRLFTAESPSESFDALDVIPKLITSQDNAMLEEVPSKEEVKSVVFAMDGESAAGPDGFSGKFFTCAWDIVAEDVHAAVVCFFCGEVLPRSIFSTSIVLISKVQPPQDFTQFRPISLCNFINKVISKLLSDRLARILSKIISPQQSGFVKGRHMSDNFLLAQELLSGIRHSHRGGNVVLKLDMAKAYDHVSWLFLLQVLRRFGFAESGVKSTLQQVMRVLETYYGTSGQQINCQKSCFIVDDALSSSRRRVVSQISGFHAKLLPLKYLGCTLYSRRSKSSHFSEICTSVASRVLTWKEKLLSPRGRLVLISSVVSSMPLHILAASAPPKGVMRALEKVFANFLWGRSEGGNRYHWIGWESLCKPSIEGGVGVRALADVFDSFSVKLWWSLRQRKSLWAEFMHSKYLYGLHACEAEFQLSQSPTWRRLVRCHTLAESYIQWVLQNGMVDFWHENWIGAGSLCQRVEIFGDHSVADFVFNGSWNLSMLRQWLPDSIIAMIV is encoded by the exons ATGGTCCTGGCGGCTAAGCTGCGGAGTGTCAAGGCAGCGTTACGCACTTGGTCTCACAAGGTATTTGGCAATATCTTTGACTCGGTGAAGGTGGCGGAAGACCGTGCGCTCAATGCTAAGTTGAGCTATGATACTGATCCATTTGAGGCCAATCTAGTGGCGTTACGTGAGGCTCAAGATCAACTTTGGAGGTCGCAGGGGGTTGAGCATATGTTTTGGCAACAAAAATCGAGGATTAAGTGGTTAAAGGATGGAGATAGGAACTCGAGGTATTTCCACTCTGTGGTGGCAAAGCACCGCCAAAGGTCGGTAATTCATCGTATTAAGTCATCCGATAGGGAGTGGCTGGAGTCTGCGGCTGATATTGAAGGTGAGGCCACAACCTTTTTTAGACGCTTGTTCACGGCAGAGTCCCCTAGTGAGTCTTTTGACGCTCTTGATGTTATACCGAAATTAATTACGTCCCAGGATAATGCCATGTTGGAGGAGGTCCCGTCTAAGGAAGAGGTTAAATCAGTGGTTTTTGCTATGGATGGTGAGAGTGCGGCTGGCCCAGATGGTTTCTCGGGTAAGTTTTTTACATGTGCATGGGATATTGTGGCAGAGGATGTCCACGCGGCTGTGGTATGTTTTTTCTGTGGGGAGGTGCTGCCCAGGAGTATCTTTTCTACCTCAATAGTGTTGATTTCGAAGGTCCAGCCTCCTCAGGATTTTACCCAATTCCGTCCGATTAGCTTGTGTAACTTTATCAATAAGGTGATCTCCAAGCTCTTGTCGGATAGACTAGCACGGATTTTGTCTAAGATTATTTCGCCTCAGCAGAGTGGCTTTGTAAAAGGAAGGCATATGTCTGATAATTTTCTGCTGGCTCAGGAACTTCTCTCTGGAATTCGGCATTCTCATCGGGGAGGGAATGTGGTGTTGAAGTTGGACATGGCCAAGGCGTACGATCATGTCTCATGGCTCTTTTTGTTGCAAGTGCTGCGTCGATTTGGTTTCGCGGAGAG TGGGGTTAAGAGTACTTTGCAACAGGTTATGAGGGTACTGGAAACGTATTATGGTACGTCTGGGCAACAGATTAACTGTCAAAAGAGCTGCTTTATTGTTGACGATGCCTTGAGCTCCTCTCGTAGACGTGTGGTGTCACAAATTTCTGGCTTTCATGCCAAGTTACTCCCGCTTAAATATCTTGGCTGTACTCTCTATTCTAGGCGAAGTAAAAGTAGCCACTTCTCGGAGATCTGCACATCAGTTGCAAGTAGAGTTTTGACGTGGAAGGAGAAGCTATTGTCTCCTAGAGGGCGTTTGGTCTTAATCAGTAGTGTCGTATCCTCTATGCCTCTTCACATCCTTGCTGCTTCGGCTCCGCCAAAGGGTGTGATGCGTGCCCTTGAGAAGGTATTTGCGAATTTCCTTTGGGGGAGGTCGGAGGGGGGCAATCGTTACCATTGGATTGGATGGGAGTCGCTGTGCAAACCATCTATTGAAGGGGGGGTCGGTGTGCGGGCCTTGGCGGATGTGTTTGATTCGTTTTCAGTGAAGTTATGGTGGTCTCTCAGGCAACGTAAGTCCCTCTGGGCAGAATTTATGCATTCGAAATATCTATATGGTTTACATGCGTGTGAAGCGGAATTTCAGCTTTCTCAATCACCCACTTGGAGGAGGTTGGTCAGGTGCCATACTTTGGCAGAGTCTTATATCCAGTGGGTGTTACAGAACGGAATGGTTGATTTCTGGCATGAGAACTGGATAGGTGCAGGGTCGTTATGTCAACGGGTTGAGATTTTTGGTGATCATTCAGTGGCGGACTTTGTCTTCAATGGGAGCTGGAACCTATCAATGCTTCGTCAGTGGCTGCCGGACAGTATTATTGCTATGATTGTGTAG